A section of the Cervus canadensis isolate Bull #8, Minnesota chromosome 8, ASM1932006v1, whole genome shotgun sequence genome encodes:
- the DYDC2 gene encoding DPY30 domain-containing protein 2 isoform X1 yields MCLFFFFKVQLDCDPVLVFPKPARMETNYLKRCFGNHLAQALAEVAMVQPSDPIEYLAHWLYHYRKMAKAKEKDRQEKIQLQREYENSLKETRMAEMLKQEEREIQQQCEKYHHQLGRRNSAVGTNPHPMPLISVAGSLEKTKFMQENREPLEKEALKQESLPGTSNMIPGMPQQSPSSETPVSSQVYLNTGTPQEINYQAV; encoded by the exons atgtgtctattttttttttttaaagtccagtTAGATTGTGACCCTGTTTTGGTGTTTCCCAAGCCCGCCAGGATGGAAACCAATTACCTGAAGAGGTGCTTTGGAAATCACCTGGCCCAGGCTCTGGCAGAAGTGGCTATGGTTCAGCCCAGTGACCCCATAGAGTACCTGGCTCACTGGCTTTATCATTACAGGAAAAtggcaaaagcaaaagaaaag GATAGACAAGAGAAGATCCAGCTGCAGAGAGAATATGAAAATAGCCTCAAAGAAACCAGAATGGCAGAAATGCTGAAGCAAGAAGAACGTGAGATTCAACAGCAGTGTGAAAAGTATCATCACCAGCTGGGGAGGAGAAACTCGGCGGTGGGCACAAACCCACATCCCATG CCACTGATATCTGTAGCAGGTTCCTTGGAGAAGACTAAATTCATGCAGGAGAACAGAGAACCCCTTGAGAAGGAAGCCTTGAAGCAGGAATCCCTGCCAGGAACTTCCAATATGATTCCAGGAATGCCTCAACAGAGCCCCTCTTCAGAGACACCTGTCTCCAGCCAGGTTTACTTGAACACTGGAACCCCACAAGAAATAAATTACCAGGCTGTTTAG
- the DYDC2 gene encoding DPY30 domain-containing protein 2 isoform X2 — METNYLKRCFGNHLAQALAEVAMVQPSDPIEYLAHWLYHYRKMAKAKEKDRQEKIQLQREYENSLKETRMAEMLKQEEREIQQQCEKYHHQLGRRNSAVGTNPHPMPLISVAGSLEKTKFMQENREPLEKEALKQESLPGTSNMIPGMPQQSPSSETPVSSQVYLNTGTPQEINYQAV, encoded by the exons ATGGAAACCAATTACCTGAAGAGGTGCTTTGGAAATCACCTGGCCCAGGCTCTGGCAGAAGTGGCTATGGTTCAGCCCAGTGACCCCATAGAGTACCTGGCTCACTGGCTTTATCATTACAGGAAAAtggcaaaagcaaaagaaaag GATAGACAAGAGAAGATCCAGCTGCAGAGAGAATATGAAAATAGCCTCAAAGAAACCAGAATGGCAGAAATGCTGAAGCAAGAAGAACGTGAGATTCAACAGCAGTGTGAAAAGTATCATCACCAGCTGGGGAGGAGAAACTCGGCGGTGGGCACAAACCCACATCCCATG CCACTGATATCTGTAGCAGGTTCCTTGGAGAAGACTAAATTCATGCAGGAGAACAGAGAACCCCTTGAGAAGGAAGCCTTGAAGCAGGAATCCCTGCCAGGAACTTCCAATATGATTCCAGGAATGCCTCAACAGAGCCCCTCTTCAGAGACACCTGTCTCCAGCCAGGTTTACTTGAACACTGGAACCCCACAAGAAATAAATTACCAGGCTGTTTAG